One Actinosynnema pretiosum DNA segment encodes these proteins:
- a CDS encoding S8 family serine peptidase, protein MLPVALAVLAMVAQTPAWSIGQQQWHLDALGVHRAHELARGDGVVVAVVDSGVDDTRPDLVGRVLPGTGVGDAVGTGGVQDRSGHGTAMAALIAGVGESGGVLGVAPAAKVLPVSVGVDGTGFTLAAVAEGVRWAVDHGADVVNLSLTSVATLTPELTDAVDYAFEHDVVVVAGTGNSGEEHVGAPADIPGVIAVAGTTRDGSPWARSNTGPPTVLAAPAERVVTAVPLTSSASGYAAVDGTSAATALVSGVVALVRSRFPDLDAANVVNRLVISAVDLLEPGRDSRTGFGLVNPVGALEGRIREVDRSPLLPPRPPLPAATAAPDPALASADRGSADQGSAPVAAEPGDGVGPVERAAWATAVALLLATAGLVALRRFRNAEPGGAGVGAGTSALDGQVPGGQAPGGQAPGGQAPGGPSTSGPGTSGSWAGASTPGGSAPSEPTSSEPMPGGPTPSGPVPSEPMPGASTPGGRASSGPTPSGPTPSGPGSSGAVPNASGSSAPDTERP, encoded by the coding sequence GTGCTCCCGGTCGCGCTCGCGGTGCTGGCCATGGTCGCGCAGACACCCGCCTGGTCGATCGGCCAGCAGCAGTGGCACCTGGACGCGCTGGGGGTCCACCGGGCGCACGAGCTCGCCCGCGGCGACGGGGTCGTGGTGGCCGTCGTGGACTCCGGTGTGGACGACACGCGCCCCGACCTGGTGGGCCGGGTGCTGCCGGGCACGGGCGTCGGGGACGCGGTCGGCACCGGCGGCGTGCAGGACCGGTCGGGGCACGGGACGGCGATGGCGGCGCTGATCGCCGGGGTCGGCGAGTCCGGCGGCGTGCTGGGCGTCGCGCCCGCCGCGAAGGTGCTGCCGGTGTCGGTGGGCGTCGACGGGACCGGGTTCACGCTGGCGGCCGTCGCCGAGGGCGTGCGGTGGGCGGTCGACCACGGGGCCGACGTGGTGAACCTGTCGCTGACCTCGGTGGCGACGCTGACGCCCGAGCTGACCGACGCGGTGGACTACGCGTTCGAGCACGACGTCGTGGTGGTCGCGGGCACCGGCAACTCCGGCGAGGAGCACGTGGGCGCGCCCGCCGACATCCCCGGCGTGATCGCGGTGGCGGGCACGACCCGCGACGGCTCGCCGTGGGCGCGGTCCAACACCGGGCCGCCGACCGTGCTGGCCGCGCCCGCCGAGCGGGTGGTGACGGCGGTGCCGCTCACCTCGTCGGCCAGCGGGTACGCGGCGGTCGACGGGACCAGCGCGGCGACGGCGCTGGTGAGCGGGGTGGTGGCGCTGGTGCGCTCGCGGTTCCCCGACCTGGACGCGGCGAACGTGGTCAACCGGCTGGTGATCAGCGCCGTCGACCTGCTGGAGCCGGGGCGGGACAGCCGGACCGGGTTCGGGCTGGTGAACCCGGTGGGGGCGCTGGAGGGCCGCATCCGCGAGGTGGACCGCAGCCCGCTGCTGCCGCCGAGGCCGCCGCTGCCCGCCGCGACGGCGGCCCCCGACCCGGCGCTCGCCAGCGCGGACCGGGGGAGCGCGGACCAGGGGAGCGCGCCGGTGGCTGCCGAGCCCGGCGACGGGGTCGGACCGGTGGAGCGGGCGGCGTGGGCGACGGCGGTGGCGCTGCTCCTGGCCACGGCCGGGCTGGTGGCGCTCCGGCGCTTCCGGAACGCCGAACCGGGTGGGGCGGGGGTGGGCGCGGGCACGTCGGCGTTGGACGGGCAGGTGCCAGGCGGGCAGGCGCCGGGCGGGCAGGCGCCGGGCGGGCAGGCGCCGGGCGGGCCGAGCACGAGCGGACCGGGCACGAGCGGGTCTTGGGCGGGCGCGTCGACACCGGGCGGGTCAGCGCCGAGCGAGCCGACGTCGAGCGAGCCGATGCCAGGCGGACCGACGCCAAGCGGGCCGGTGCCGAGCGAGCCGATGCCGGGCGCGTCGACACCGGGCGGGCGAGCGTCGAGCGGACCGACGCCGAGCGGACCGACGCCAAGCGGTCCGGGGTCGAGCGGGGCGGTCCCGAACGCGTCGGGGTCGAGCGCGCCGGACACCGAGCGCCCCTGA